Part of the uncultured Desulfobacter sp. genome, CCGTGCTTTGGCAGCTTTTTCTTTTCAGGAGGCCGCACAATTAATGAACCGGGAAACAGCGGTTCGTTGCGAAATGACCCCGGACGTACTGGATCATACCGGTATGCTGCTGTGGGAATCGGCCAAGGCCGAAGGTTGCGGGGCCAGATTCACAGGGGCAGGCGGGGGCGGCTGCCTGTGGGCCGTTGGGGAAGAATCGGATATCAATGGGCTGAAAATACAATGGCAGAAAATTCTTGATCCCATAGACGGGGCCATGGTGCTGGATACGGCCATCGACCCCGAGGGAATTCATATTTATTAATCAAAGGAGGAAATATGGCAGGATATGATCCCGAACAGGATAAAAAGATAGCTGAGTGGAAAAACGAGGAAACCGGACTGATCATTTCTATCATGCAGTATGGTCAGGGTGAACCTAAGCTACAGGTCGGTCCCAGAATTTTGAAGAAAAAAGACGGTTCGGACCGGGCGCCCATGAAAGCGGGCAGACTCTCTGTTGAAGATGTCATGTGGCTGTATGACATTATTGATGAGGTTAAAGATGAGTTATCCGACATGGTCGGACCTGAATAGCCCGTCAATTGTTCCGCCTTTAGGACATAGAGACGCAAATAGCGTGGGGCCTGCTGCATTGATGGTCAGTGCTGACCCGGACATGGGACTGATCCGCCAGGGATTCGGCAAGTGGCAGTCCCGCGCTTTTTTTAACAGCAGTCTGCTGGTTAAAAAAGAAAAGCCGCTGGGAATGAACGTCACAGGGCCTTTTATAGGCGCCCCCTATGGGGTGATGCTGCTGGAATCATTGATCGCAAAGGGGGTCCGGGCCGTTATTGTCCTTGGCTGGTGCGGCGGCCTTTCCCCGGATCTCGTTCCGGGGGATCTGGTGGTTGTGGAAAAAGCGCTGGTGGATGAGGGAACATCCCGGCACTATATGGAGTTGTCCAGGGACCTGCCGGCGGTTCATGCCGATGCAGGCCTTGCCGCGACCCTTGCGGATGCCCTTGGGGCCGC contains:
- a CDS encoding nucleoside phosphorylase, whose amino-acid sequence is MSYPTWSDLNSPSIVPPLGHRDANSVGPAALMVSADPDMGLIRQGFGKWQSRAFFNSSLLVKKEKPLGMNVTGPFIGAPYGVMLLESLIAKGVRAVIVLGWCGGLSPDLVPGDLVVVEKALVDEGTSRHYMELSRDLPAVHADAGLAATLADALGAAGLDVQPQSTIWTTDAIYRETPEKVAWYKDKGACAVEMECSALFAAAAFRKIPIAALLVVSDSLARADGAWDPGFNKKRFKAMRKQALGVAMALTGKLADGF